AGCCCGGACAGGGCACAGTTCAGGCCCTCGGCCCCGATGCCCCGGCTGATGGTCTTCTCGTCCGGGTCCTCGATCCCCGAGGCGTAGGAGACCGAATGGTAGTCCCCGATGGACTCGATCATCACGGCGAAAAAGCCCGCGAGCATCGCACCGAAGGCCAGCAGGCTGAACTTCGGGGGACCCCAGGGCATGAATATGTCATAGCGCAGCCAGGGGGCCTCGGCCACCCGGGCCAGGCTGATGTGAGCGGGATGCCCCTCGGGGAACACCCCGGCATGCGACAGCCCGAGGCAGACCAGATAGGTGATGACGATGGCGGAGAGGATGGCGAAGATGTTGACGTACTTGTTCCGGCTCACCAGGCTGAACAGGAAGATCAGGAGGACGACCGCCAGGGACGCGGGCCAGTAGTTGGCGGCGTTGTTCTGGATGGCGACGGGGGCGAGCGAAAAACCTATCGCCATGATCACGGGGCCGATGACCACCGGGGTGATGACCTTCCGGACATAGCCCACGATTCCGCTGTACCCGACGACGGACAGGAGGATACCGCCGAGGATGAGCGCCCCGCCGATGTACTGCATCACGGCCTCCGGCCCCATGGCCTTGTACGCCCCGATCACGGTCATCACCGAGGGAATGAAGCTGAAGCTCGACCCCTGCACGATGGGGAGCCCCGACCCCAGCTTGGGGTGCGTCTGGATGAGGGTCGCCGCCCCCATGCCGAAGTAGACGCACGAGATGAACGCCGCGACCTGGAGCACATCCATCCCCATGGCCGGCCCGAAGATCAGCGGGACCAGCGTGGTCGCGCCGAACAGCGTCAACACATGCTGAACCCCGGCGAGGACCATGATGGTAAAGGGAGGATTGTCGTCCAATCCATAAATCAGTTTTTTTGCCATCAACCGTACCTCCTAAAAGATATTTTCCTTTACACAAAAAGCGGGGCAGCAGGACCGCCCGCTCAAGTGACATTCAACTTGCAGCATTCGCCTTCGTCCGCTCAGCGGCAGGCCCACGGGGGCACCATCCCCCAGGCTCCCCTGAGCTCCGCGACATGTCGGTCGGCCTCGGGGTCCACGTCCCTCAGGCACTCGTAAAAAGCCCTGGAATGGTTCATCTCCCTCAAATGGCAGAGCTCATGCAGCAGGACATGCCGTACGAGCCCCGAGGACAAAAAGAGAAGCCGCGCGTTCAGGTTGACGTTCCCCTTGGACGAGCAGCTTCCCCATCGGCTCTTCATCTCCTTGACCGCAATCCGCCCCACCTCGAAACCGTATTCCGCCGCCAGCTCCGTCAGAAGCCGTGGCAGGACCTCCCGCGCTCGCAGCAGGACCCACCGCCGCAGCGCTGCCAAGGCCTCCCCCCCACAGAAACCCCGCGGCAAGCGCACGACCCCGTCCCGAGCCAGAGTCCTCTGCGACTCAGAACCCGAGAGCTCGACCCGCCAGGTCTCCTCCAAGGCCCTCAGGACGATGCGCTCCGGAACGGAGACCGCCTGGCGGCGGGACTGAGCGGAGGACAAAAGCTTCATCCGTTCGAGGTTCTTCAGTATCCAGGCCTTGTGAGGTTCGATCAGGAGCCTGATCTTCCGCAGCGAATCCAAGCCTGACGGCACGACCACCGTCACGCCTCCGCCCCCGACGATCAGCCGCAGGCGCCTGGCCCGTGCGCTTCGCCGAAGCTCGAGGAAACATTTACCCCCGCCCACGGCCCCCAGGTCCAGGACAAGCCCCTCCCTCCCCGTCCCGTCCGGCGTCCCATCCACTCCATTTTCCTCGCTCGAGGCGCGGGCGGCGAGGGGCTTCGTCAAACCGGGTTCTCCCGGCCCTCCAGCAGGCGGGAGACGTTGGCCCTGTGGCGGAACATCGCCAGGAGCGCAAGGATCAGCGCCAGGAGGATAAAGGGAAGGGGCGCATCCAGCATCCAGAAAAAGGCCGGCAGTGCCAGCAGGGACAGCATGGAGGCCAGGGATACGTAATGCGTCGACGTCATGACGGCATACCAAAGGGCCCCACTCATCAGGACGATTGCGAAGGAGTTGCAGGGCCAGATGAAGAACATGGTTCCGTAGGTCGTGGCCACGCCCTTTCCCCCCCTGAACCTCAGCCAGACGGGGTAATTGTGCCCAAGGACAACAGCCAGGGCCGACAGCGAGAGCATCCAGGGATCGGAGGAGGCCGAGTCCACGGTGAGCAGGAGCGCCAGGGCCCCTTTGAGCATGTCGACCAAGGTGACAAAGACAGCCCACCCCTGCCCCATCAGGCGACGCACGTTGGTCGCACCGATGGATCCGGACCCAACCGTGCGTATGTCAACCCCCTTGAAGATACGGGCCACCAGGTATCCCGTAGGCAGAGAGCCGATGAAATAGGAGACGAACATCCAGAACATTGCGACCCGCATCGCTCATCCCTCCTCAAAACAAAACCCCAGCAGGGGCGCTTCGGCAAAAACATATCCCGCTCACGGAGCGCCCAAAGCGCCGCCCCGTTCGCAGGCTCTCTTGCCGGACGGTTCCGGCCGCGCAACGGTCAGTCGATGCCGCTGATGCGGTCGGATCCCTTTTTGATATTCAGCTGTACGAGATCCTTCTCTTTAAGGGTATCCCACTTGAGGTTCAGGACCAGGAGGAAGATCGCGGAAAAAGGATCGACGCGCCAAGAGGCGCTCTCCTTCGCAAAGGACTCGCGTATCGTCTGGAGCTGCCGCAGCCCTTTGTCGTCCTCCTCCATCTCCGCCAGAAAACGCCGGACCTCCGAAATGGTGTCGATCCCGGCGGCACGAAGGATGACATAGAGGTAGTTGAAGCTGTCCTTGAGGTAATCGGGGGACGGCACGAAGATCGGAAACCCGGCCTTGACTGCAAGGGAGTTCCAGAGGCTCAGGGCGTTCGGTTCCGCCTTGAAGAAGGAGTACAGCTCATCCTCGCTGAATATCCGCTCCGCCGAGATCGTCTCGTCCCGTGGCTCATCAGGCCCCTGGACCGGAGGCACCAGGACCGCGACGTCCTTGACCTCCTCCCACAGGGAGAGGAACCCCTCGTCGGCCTCCTCGAGGAGGGCCGCCAGGCGAACGAGCCTGCGCTTCAGCTTCTTCTCGGAGACCGAGTCCACGTTGAGGTTAACCCGCGGAGAGATGGTCGCCCAAGCCTCCTGAAGCATGGTGCGCAGCTCAAGGCGGAACCCGAGCCCCCGGTATTTACCCCACTCCCGCAGGGAGGATCGGCTTTCGGAGAGGGCAAGGGCATAGACGACAGCCGGATACCCAAAACGGAAGGGATCCTCCAGCCCGCTCGAGGGAACGGACCGGTCCCGGTC
The sequence above is drawn from the uncultured Fretibacterium sp. genome and encodes:
- a CDS encoding RelA/SpoT domain-containing protein, which encodes MDRRRVDELGISYVEKLSLYEEYASRVRNLVQDLIEREDIEVHSIEGWAKAPADLVRALNARGDDGDAGLNAVSDLVTVRVLLRFPEDVYKVEEIILAEFDVDRDRSVPSSGLEDPFRFGYPAVVYALALSESRSSLREWGKYRGLGFRLELRTMLQEAWATISPRVNLNVDSVSEKKLKRRLVRLAALLEEADEGFLSLWEEVKDVAVLVPPVQGPDEPRDETISAERIFSEDELYSFFKAEPNALSLWNSLAVKAGFPIFVPSPDYLKDSFNYLYVILRAAGIDTISEVRRFLAEMEEDDKGLRQLQTIRESFAKESASWRVDPFSAIFLLVLNLKWDTLKEKDLVQLNIKKGSDRISGID
- a CDS encoding SprT family zinc-dependent metalloprotease, translating into MTKPLAARASSEENGVDGTPDGTGREGLVLDLGAVGGGKCFLELRRSARARRLRLIVGGGGVTVVVPSGLDSLRKIRLLIEPHKAWILKNLERMKLLSSAQSRRQAVSVPERIVLRALEETWRVELSGSESQRTLARDGVVRLPRGFCGGEALAALRRWVLLRAREVLPRLLTELAAEYGFEVGRIAVKEMKSRWGSCSSKGNVNLNARLLFLSSGLVRHVLLHELCHLREMNHSRAFYECLRDVDPEADRHVAELRGAWGMVPPWACR
- the plsY gene encoding glycerol-3-phosphate 1-O-acyltransferase PlsY, which produces MRVAMFWMFVSYFIGSLPTGYLVARIFKGVDIRTVGSGSIGATNVRRLMGQGWAVFVTLVDMLKGALALLLTVDSASSDPWMLSLSALAVVLGHNYPVWLRFRGGKGVATTYGTMFFIWPCNSFAIVLMSGALWYAVMTSTHYVSLASMLSLLALPAFFWMLDAPLPFILLALILALLAMFRHRANVSRLLEGRENPV
- a CDS encoding solute carrier family 23 protein; its protein translation is MMAKKLIYGLDDNPPFTIMVLAGVQHVLTLFGATTLVPLIFGPAMGMDVLQVAAFISCVYFGMGAATLIQTHPKLGSGLPIVQGSSFSFIPSVMTVIGAYKAMGPEAVMQYIGGALILGGILLSVVGYSGIVGYVRKVITPVVIGPVIMAIGFSLAPVAIQNNAANYWPASLAVVLLIFLFSLVSRNKYVNIFAILSAIVITYLVCLGLSHAGVFPEGHPAHISLARVAEAPWLRYDIFMPWGPPKFSLLAFGAMLAGFFAVMIESIGDYHSVSYASGIEDPDEKTISRGIGAEGLNCALSGLFGSVGTTSYTENVGLIGLTGVASRWVVRTGAILLILMSFVGKLGALIATMPSPIIGGAYIALFGTIGALGIQVLMRADMGSQRNVLIVGFSFLMALGLPGWVEKNQELFMNPACSTLVQTLGGMLWAILKTPMAVAGICAAVCDSLVPGTDEERGIGAGAC